In one Moritella sp. 5 genomic region, the following are encoded:
- the smrB gene encoding endonuclease SmrB, whose product MFNKQMKKKMLLQIDVAKEQAQAAQVKVSQAALKPDEHALFSDSMKGIKPLAQDTIRKTKIRANKPKTQANDSIRQESAQREHFFSDQFEPHIADEGPTRYIRDGVSPYELKKLRRGDYEPELLLDLHGLTQEIAKVEISALIAECRKQHIRCCNVMHGHGKNILKRQLPMWLAQHPDIEAFHQATKTWGGSAAISILVELTNKEDFLR is encoded by the coding sequence ATGTTTAATAAACAAATGAAAAAAAAGATGTTGCTGCAAATAGATGTAGCAAAAGAACAGGCACAAGCTGCGCAAGTGAAAGTATCGCAAGCCGCGCTGAAACCAGATGAACACGCTCTTTTTTCTGATAGTATGAAAGGTATAAAACCTTTGGCACAGGATACCATACGCAAAACAAAAATCAGGGCTAATAAACCGAAAACACAAGCAAATGATTCAATCCGACAAGAATCAGCGCAACGTGAACATTTTTTCTCCGATCAATTTGAGCCCCACATTGCTGACGAAGGTCCTACCCGTTATATACGTGATGGCGTTTCACCCTATGAGCTGAAGAAATTACGTCGTGGTGATTACGAACCCGAATTGCTTTTGGACTTGCATGGTTTAACCCAAGAAATCGCCAAGGTAGAAATATCTGCATTAATCGCAGAGTGCCGTAAACAGCATATCCGCTGTTGTAATGTTATGCACGGTCATGGAAAAAATATTCTTAAGCGTCAATTGCCAATGTGGTTAGCCCAGCATCCTGATATTGAAGCATTTCACCAAGCAACCAAAACTTGGGGTGGCAGTGCTGCGATATCAATTCTCGTTGAGTTGACTAATAAAGAAGACTTTTTAAGGTAA